A portion of the Chryseobacterium tructae genome contains these proteins:
- a CDS encoding TonB-dependent receptor, with amino-acid sequence MIKKIGSAFFLGSLLWVNAQEKTTDIESVEFQGKFISTPYKSANQNITVITKEDIANAPSKSIDEILQQVPGMDIRRRGSNGVQSDISFRGSSFEQVLLLLNGVRINDSQTGHNSMNIPVDLEDVEKIEIIKGPAARRFGQNAYAGVINVITKPGVGKKIKISAEGGDYSSYRLGFNAQMGNEKFANTLQANTSGSEGYMYNTDYEIRNVFYQGKLNIKNGDLRLQAGFSEKKFGANGFYASKSAVDQYEEMQASIVSIAHQQTFGKLKINSNVYWRRGQDMYLYTRQNPNGYRNMHIGNNVGGEVNSSYQWGLGTTGVGVELRKEFLVSSNLGNPNRFVSQVFFEHHFSLLDKN; translated from the coding sequence ATGATCAAAAAGATAGGAAGTGCTTTTTTTCTGGGATCTCTGCTTTGGGTAAACGCACAGGAAAAGACGACAGATATTGAAAGCGTTGAATTTCAAGGGAAATTTATCTCCACTCCTTATAAAAGTGCTAACCAAAATATTACGGTTATCACGAAAGAAGATATTGCCAATGCTCCCTCCAAAAGTATTGATGAAATTCTTCAGCAGGTACCGGGAATGGACATCAGAAGGAGAGGATCTAATGGGGTACAGAGTGATATTAGTTTCCGAGGAAGTTCTTTTGAACAGGTTTTGTTACTATTAAATGGAGTCCGAATTAATGATTCCCAGACAGGACACAATTCTATGAATATTCCGGTGGATCTGGAAGATGTGGAAAAAATTGAGATCATCAAAGGACCTGCTGCCAGACGTTTTGGACAAAATGCTTATGCTGGTGTTATTAATGTGATTACCAAACCCGGAGTAGGAAAAAAGATTAAAATAAGTGCCGAAGGAGGTGATTATAGTTCTTACAGGCTGGGCTTCAATGCCCAGATGGGAAATGAGAAATTTGCCAATACTCTTCAGGCCAATACTTCCGGATCAGAAGGATATATGTACAATACCGATTATGAAATCAGGAATGTATTCTATCAGGGGAAACTGAATATTAAAAATGGAGATTTGAGACTTCAGGCGGGGTTTTCGGAAAAGAAATTTGGGGCTAATGGATTTTATGCTTCCAAATCTGCTGTAGATCAATATGAAGAAATGCAGGCTTCTATTGTAAGTATTGCTCATCAGCAAACCTTTGGGAAATTAAAGATTAATTCCAATGTATACTGGAGAAGAGGACAGGACATGTATCTGTATACCAGACAGAATCCTAATGGCTATAGAAACATGCATATTGGAAATAATGTGGGTGGTGAAGTGAACTCCAGCTATCAATGGGGATTAGGAACTACCGGAGTGGGGGTAGAGTTGAGAAAAGAATTTTTGGTGAGTAGTAATTTAGGAAATCCAAACCGTTTTGTTTCCCAGGTTTTCTTTGAACATCATTTCTCATTATTAGATAAAAATTAA
- a CDS encoding TonB-dependent receptor, producing the protein MTPGISWANYSKEGNFFYPGLDVGYNFNPNNKVYGNIAKVHRIPTFTDLYYVSPQERGNPNLQPENGISSEIGYQYQDKKILAKISGFLRDSRNSIDWVKKDINDKTWAADNVGNIKIKGIEAEINYKMNGWLKLMAGYTYIDGKFQKANEFVSKYIMDNLRHQFIGKVETKFLGAFTNEIVYRYNERMNLGSYQLLDEKLSFTKKEYSVYVLVNNITNVKYTEAFGVPMPQRWFHIGFSYTINMK; encoded by the coding sequence ATTACCCCTGGAATTTCATGGGCAAATTATTCTAAAGAAGGAAATTTCTTCTATCCTGGGCTGGATGTTGGATATAATTTCAATCCTAATAATAAAGTGTATGGAAATATTGCCAAAGTACACCGTATTCCTACTTTTACCGATCTGTATTATGTAAGTCCACAGGAACGTGGTAATCCAAATTTACAGCCTGAAAATGGTATTTCATCTGAAATAGGGTATCAATACCAGGATAAAAAGATTTTAGCCAAAATTAGTGGATTTTTAAGAGATTCGAGGAATTCTATAGATTGGGTTAAAAAAGATATCAATGATAAAACATGGGCTGCTGATAATGTAGGAAACATCAAGATCAAAGGGATAGAAGCGGAAATAAATTATAAAATGAACGGCTGGCTAAAGCTGATGGCAGGGTATACCTACATTGATGGTAAGTTTCAGAAAGCCAATGAATTTGTTTCAAAATATATTATGGATAATCTGAGACATCAGTTCATTGGTAAAGTAGAAACAAAATTCCTGGGTGCTTTCACAAATGAGATTGTTTACCGATACAATGAAAGAATGAATCTGGGAAGTTATCAGCTGTTGGATGAGAAATTAAGCTTTACCAAAAAAGAGTATTCGGTATATGTTTTAGTGAATAATATCACCAATGTAAAATATACAGAAGCATTTGGTGTTCCAATGCCGCAAAGATGGTTCCATATCGGGTTTTCTTATACAATTAATATGAAGTAA
- a CDS encoding DUF2490 domain-containing protein, giving the protein MKRFIGLSLLLSLSFFKAQEHISSFNAVTLTYKFHPKFFLYGEGQLRGNEEYSYPDYYEVKGGLGYNLTKNHKPFIGLGRYVNYKDHKLTKEEFRVWLQDIIDVKKGVVKFENRFRVEKSWFYEPQTDNTSQRMRYRYRLNVSVPLNSKTIEKGTVFANAYDEIFFVTPMKPTFARNRVYGGFGYQIDEYFGIATGYLWQREFEAKGNKNLHFIYLALNINIDDTGHHVRTYDFPGAD; this is encoded by the coding sequence ATGAAACGTTTTATAGGTTTAAGTTTACTTCTTAGTCTATCTTTCTTCAAAGCACAGGAACATATTTCCAGCTTCAATGCAGTGACTTTAACCTATAAATTTCATCCTAAATTTTTCCTTTATGGTGAAGGCCAGCTTCGAGGTAACGAAGAATATTCTTATCCGGATTATTATGAAGTGAAAGGAGGATTAGGGTATAACCTTACCAAAAATCATAAACCATTCATAGGACTTGGAAGGTATGTGAACTATAAGGATCACAAACTAACTAAGGAAGAGTTCAGGGTATGGCTTCAGGATATTATTGATGTCAAAAAGGGGGTCGTAAAATTTGAAAACCGTTTCCGTGTGGAAAAAAGTTGGTTTTATGAGCCTCAAACGGATAATACTTCGCAAAGGATGCGTTACCGTTACCGTCTGAATGTAAGCGTTCCGTTAAACTCTAAGACGATTGAAAAAGGAACTGTTTTTGCGAATGCTTATGATGAAATCTTTTTTGTAACCCCGATGAAGCCTACTTTTGCCAGAAACAGAGTATATGGCGGTTTCGGCTATCAGATCGATGAGTATTTTGGAATCGCAACGGGATACCTTTGGCAACGTGAATTTGAAGCGAAAGGGAATAAAAATCTACATTTTATTTATCTGGCTTTAAATATCAACATTGACGATACTGGCCATCATGTGAGAACCTACGATTTCCCTGGAGCGGATTAA